The following proteins come from a genomic window of Triticum aestivum cultivar Chinese Spring chromosome 6A, IWGSC CS RefSeq v2.1, whole genome shotgun sequence:
- the LOC123128767 gene encoding photosystem II 10 kDa polypeptide, chloroplastic translates to MAASMITSPIVAPTSLPSLSRRGSSFAVVCSGGKKIKVDKPLGLGGGLTVDIDANGRKVGKKGVYQFVDKYGANVDGYSPIYTPEEWSESGDRYAGGTTGLLIWAVTLAGLLGGGVLLVYNTSALAG, encoded by the exons ATGGCAGCCTCCATGATCACCTCGCCGATTGTGGCGCCGACGAGCCTGCCGTCCCTCTCCCGCCGGGGCTCCTCCTTCGCCGTCGTCTGCAGCGGTGGCAAGAAGATCAAGGTCGACAAGCCCCTCG GACTCGGAGGCGGCTTGACAGTCGACATCGACGCCAACGGCAGGAAGGTCGGCAAGAAGGGcgtgtaccagtttgttgacaagtACGGCGCCAACGTCGACGGCTACAG CCCAATCTACACGCCGGAGGAATGGTCTGAATCTGGTGACCGCTACGCCGGCG GAACGACCGGGCTTCTTATCTGGGCCGTCACCCtcgccggcctcctcggcggcggcgtCCTCCTCGTCTACAACACCAGCGCTCTCGCCGGCTAA